The Benincasa hispida cultivar B227 chromosome 9, ASM972705v1, whole genome shotgun sequence genome has a segment encoding these proteins:
- the LOC120087288 gene encoding uncharacterized vacuolar membrane protein YML018C: MGWRYKAGLFLIVTVVIIWVTSAEVTQDIFTAYKQPFAITYLGASLMVVYLPIAFLKDWFCNLVKRHSSKSGKNAESFSETCALKHNGAETNLDVELQGNFTRKDSDADISTHTEESPLVSRNKDDPYILKQEKELTNKEIAAYGFYIAPIWFVTEYLSNAALARTSVASTTVLSSTSGLFTLFIGAALGQDSLNMVKVVAVFVSMAGVVMTTLGKTWASDESQLTASDNEHSLIGDLFGLLSAVSYGLFTVLLKKFAGEEGERVDVQKLFGYIGLFTLVTLWWLVWPLTALGIEPKFSIPHSLRTEEVVLANGFIGSVLSDYFWALCVVWTTPLVATLGMSLTIPLAMLADMFIHGRHYSAVYMLGSTQVFAGFVIANLSDWFSKKLGL; this comes from the exons ATGGGTTGGAGGTATAAGGCTGGTTTGTTCCTCATAGTGACTGTTGTTATTATATGGGTAACCTCAGCCGAAGTGACCCAG GACATATTTACTGCTTATAAGCAGCCTTTTGCTATAACATATCTCGGAGCTTCTCTCATGGTAGTTTACCTCCCAATAGCATTCCTTAAGGATTGGTTTTGTAATTTGGTAAAACGCCACTCTTCTAAAAGTGGTAAAAATGCAGAAAGCTTCAGTGAGACTTGTGCTCTAAAACACAATGGAGCGGAGACAAACTTGGATGTGGAACTTCAGGGGAATTTCACTAGAAAAGACAGTGATGCTGATATTTCAACTCATACTGAAGAAAGCCCCCTTGTTTCTAGGAACAAAGATGATCCATATATATTGAAACAAGAGAAAGAGCTTACTAACAAGGAAATTGCTGCATATGGATTTTACATTGCGCCCATCTGGTTTGTAACCGAG TATCTATCAAATGCTGCACTTGCACGGACAAGTGTTGCCAGTACAACAGTTTTATCCTCTACTTCTGGACTTTTTACTCTGTTCATTGGTGCTGCCCTTGGCCAAGATTCATTAAATATGGTTAAAGTCGTTGCTGTCTTTGTTAGTATGGCTGGTGTTGTGATGACAACTCTTGGTAAAACTTGGGCTTCTGATGAGTCTCAACTAACTGCTTCTGA TAATGAACACTCCCTCATTGGGGATCTTTTTGGTTTACTCTCAGCTGTGTCATATGGGCTATTTACTG TGCTTCTCAAAAAGTTCGCTGGTGAAGAAGGAGAGAGGGTTGATGTGCAAAAATTGTTTGGATACATTGGTCTGTTCACACTTGTTACACTTTGGTGGCTAG TTTGGCCATTGACAGCCTTGGGAATAGAACCAAAGTTTTCGATTCCTCACTCTCTTAGGACGGAAGAGGTAGTTCTCGCTAACGGATTTATTGGAAGCGTACTTTCCGATTACTTCTG GGCACTCTGTGTTGTGTGGACTACGCCACTAGTGGCAACGTTGGGCATGTCGCTCACCATCCCGCTTGCAATGTTGGCTGACATGTTTATCCATGGCCGTCACTACTCAGCGGTTTACATGCTTGGCTCTACTCAG